The window GATTCCTTCTTTGCAGGTTGGCTTATGGCCGATAGCCAGGGTCTTTCCTTTGAAGAATGCTTGGTGAAGGCTACTGCTGTGGCTGTTGCCCGCTGTGAAACCGACCGTCCCTGGAATCTTAAGCTGGAACGCGTTGCCGAACTTGAAACCGAGCTAGCCGAAGCTGTAGAAAAGTTGGAATAATCCATGGAGTTTCCTGTGCACGAGAACTTTCCCCTGTTTGCATTTGCGACGGCTATGGAATTTTCAAAGGTGTTTCCACAGGACTCCTCCAAGGCGGAATTACACAATTCATTGATTCCCTTAAGCGGTCCTTTTCGGGGTTGCTTTGCTTGTATTCTAGGCGTGGGCATCCTGGATTTCGCAGCAGGCCTGTCCTGCTTGTTATCCGAATGTAAACAAACTAACGTAAAAATTTCTGCTGCCATTAATGTGGGAATCTGTGGCGCCTATCCCAATCGCGGTCTGTCCTTGCTGGACGTTGTAAACGTTTCAAGCGACAGGGTCGGTGATCTCGGATGCGAAGAACGTGACGGTTCTCATGCCCTGTGGGGAAGTGCGTACACCTCCGCCAGCAGTGCTTCCGTTCCTGCGGTTCTTCAAAACACGTACGGCAAGCTCCCGCAGGTAAAAGGTGCTACCGTAAATTGCTGCACCGGCACAGAAAATACCGCTCTTGAGCGGGTCAGGAACCTCGGGTGCGACGTGGAATCCATGGAGGGAGCCGCCTGTTTCGCCGTGTGTGAAAAATTCGGGATTCCCGCCTATCAAGTCCGTGCAGTCAGTAACATCGCGTCCACTCGGGATAAGTCCCAATGGAAAATCGACGAAGCCTTGGATAGGCTTCATGAAGTTTTAGTCGATAATCTTTAAAACAATCGTTTCTTTAGCCTTGAGGTTAACATGCGTCTATCTCTAGGAATATCAACTTGCCCTAATGATACATTCATCTATGAAGCCCTCATTAAGGGACTGGAAAATTCACCTTTTGACTGGGACGTCCATTTCGCCGATGTCCAGACCTTGAACGAAATGGTTCGCAGGGGAGAGTTGGATGTGGCGAAAGTCAGTGCCCAGGTCTATCCAAAAGTTGAGTCGGAATACAAGTGCCTGGGATGCGGAGGCGCGATTGGCTACGGATGTGGTCCTCTATTCCTTTCCGCTGTGTCGGAAAAATACGACCCGACGTTGCCTGTGGTCCTACCGGGAGCGGAAACTACAGCCGCCTTGTTGTTTCGCTTCTGGCATTCCAGAACCCAGTCGGCGTCCAAGGAAATTGAACCTGTGGCAAAACTTAATGTAAAGTTCGCCCTGTTCGACCAGGTATATCGTTCTCTCCTGTCTGGGGAGGACTCTCAAGGCGTCGTAATCCATGAACACCGTTTTACCTGGAAACGGGACGGACTCCATCTGCTTCAGGATCTGGGGGCCTTCTGGGAACAGGAAACGGGTACGCCGATTCCGCTTGGAATTGCTGTCGCCCGTAAGAGCCTGGGGGAGGAAACCATCGCCCTGGTGGAAAGTGAAATCCGAAAAAGTCTAGCGGATGCGCGAGGCCGCAAGGATCCTGTAACGCCTTTTATAGACGAAAAAGCTCAAATTTCCAGTCGTGAGGTCATGGTTTCTCACATAAATATGTTTGTCAATGATTTCTCCGAAAACGTGGGGGACCGGGGGTGGGCTGCCCTGGAAAACTTATGGCGGTTGGTTAGGTGTGCATAATTTGTTGAATGACAAGAATTTATTGCGATTTTTTTAAAAACTTGCGTAAATTTTAAAAAACAGCGGAATTTTGACGAAAACTTTATTTATTTTCCATTTTGCATCTTATTTTGGAGATTTCATATGAGTTTAGTGAATGATCTCGAACAGGAAGTTGAAAACTTCAAGCGTGAGTATGAAAAGTTCGAACGCGGTAATAAGTCCGCCGGAACCCGTGCTCGTAAGGTCCTGCAGGACATCAAGAAGACCTGCCAGGAGATTCGTGTGTCTATTCAAGGAGTGAAGAAGGAAGAGGGTAAGTCCGGTCCTGAGGCCGAGGACTAACCTGAAAAGCCTGTAAAACAGGCCTGTTTTCACCGATTTTCACCTAAAATTTGCCAAATTTTGCGAAAATCGTTTGACTAAAGGCCGTTTTGAAGGTATATTCCCATTTGGAATTTACGTTTGCCTCTACGGGCAAACTGTAAGCGTATGAATTTTAAGTGTTCTATGATTGGAGAAACGTAGCAGTATGACCCTAAAGAAACTGGTCTTAATCACGGCCGGGGCAATGCTTCTTACCGGAACCGCCATGGCAAAGAATATCAATGTGCCTGGTGATTACAGCAAGATTGCAGATGCTCTCGGTAATGCTGACGCTGGCGATACTATTTTCGTTAAGCGCGGTACCTATAACGAAAACATCACCTTGATCATGGGTGTTGTGCTCAGAGGCGAAGAACCGACCTCTACCATCATTGATGGTGGCCGTCGCGGTCCTACCGTCATGGGTACTTCGGGCGCAGAAATGTCCCACTTTACCATTAGAAACGGTCTCGAAGGTATTCTCTGCGAAAACGCAGCTCCTTACATTCATGACTGCTATGTGCTGGACAACCATGCAACTGGTGTCGGCGCATTCATTTCTCTTCCGCATCTTCGTAACAACGTCGTCTATGGCAACCGCTGGTCCGGCATTCTTGCCTGGGGCGCTAAGTCTCTCGACGCTTATATCGAACAGAACGTTGTACTCCGCAATGGCTATTCCGGCCTTGCACTGAAGGGACCGACCAACGTGGTCGCCCGTAACAACATCTTCATGGAAAACCACTACTACGGTGTGTTTGCTGACCCGGCTGCCGGTCAGACGAAGGTGGAATACAACAACATCTACAAGAACTATTATCCGTTCAACCAGTTCATCAAGGTGAACCGTACGAACGTTTCCCTCGATCCGAAATTCAAGAACGCCTCTCTCTCCAAGCCGGACTTCTTCTGCCAGTCCACCTCTCCGATGCTCAAGCGCGGTAAGGGTAAGCTGGACATTGGTCTGACTACCGCAGGTCTGGTTAAGGAAGAAGAAGCTGTTGAAGAAACCCGTAATCCGGATACCGATGGCGATGGCCTTTGCGATCCTTGGGTTTCCGAAGAAGGCGTCTCCGATAAGTACGCTTCCGTTTGCACCGGCCTCGACAACTGCCCCGAAGAAGCTGAAGACTTCGACGGCTTCCAGGATGACGATGGCTGCCCGGATCCGGACAATGACCGTGACGGTCTTTGCGATCCTTGGGTAGAAGCTAAGGGCATGCTCTCTAACTTCGCTCACATTTGTAAGGGTGTTGACCTCTGCCCCGAACAGGCAGAATCCCTGAATGACTACAAGGACGACGATGGTTGCCCGGATGAAGTTCCGCAGCCGCCTAAGAAGGTCTTCGTTCTTGAAGGTGTGAACTTTGAATCTGGTAAGGCAACCATTACTCCGGACTCCTACATCTCCCTGATGAAGGTGGTGGACATCATGGAAACCTTCACCGAAGCTACCTTCCAGATTGTCGGTCACACCGATAACGTTGGTAACAAGGATAAGAACAAGCAGCTTTCCGCAGACCGCGCTGCAGCCGTTAAGAACTTCCTCGTTGAGAAGGGCATTAACGAAAGCCGTATGGTAACTGATGGTATGGGTGACACTAAGCCGGTCGCCTCCAACAAGACCCCGGAAGGTCGTGCTCAGAACCGTCGTATTGAGTTTATCCGTACGGATATCAATTAAAGGAGTAGGTGATGCGTTCAAGTTTTCTTAAAACAGCAGCAGTCTTCGGACTCTCCGTAGCCAGCACCTCTTTGTTTGCAGATGCCATTTATTCTCCCCATAAGTACCAGCAGAATGACTGGTTCGCAGAATTCGGTGGCAACACCTCCATGTATGTGAACCCGGCTTCTATCGCAGAAACCGAACAGCTGGAATTTAGCGCAGCATTCTTTAGCTCCATTAGCGGTGAAGCAAGCCAGGAATACGTGAGCTTGACTTACCCCATGGACTACAAGCATACTTTGGGCTTCTCTTTCTTCGAAAACGGTGCCGGCATTGATGACGGTCCGGATTACGGTGAATATGCCTTCATGCTTGGTTATGCTTACAACCTGATGCAGTGCGTCTCCCTGGGTGTGGACCTCTCCGTCCTCTACATCAACCAGTTCGACGCTGTGAAGCAGGTTACTCTCGGTGCTGACGTAGGCCTTAGCTGGAATCCGCTGGCATCCTCCAAGTACGGTTACCTCTTGGTTGGCGTTGCTCTCCAGAACATCGCTCAGCCGGCTATCGCTACTGATCCTGATGCAAGTGCATTCGTTGTTCCGGGCTTCTTCGGTGGTGCCCGCGATGACGCTTACAACATTCCTGCAAACCTGAACCTGTCTTTCTTCTATCGTGGCTTCAACCGCGCTCTCGAAGTTAAGGCTGAAATCTCCCTCATCGACGTGTTCCACGCCGAAGAAGAAGGTGGTGATGGTCTGAGCCCGGAAATGAGTTTCACTTTGACTTACTACCTGTCTCCGCATCTTGGTGTTCGCGCTCGCTTCACCAAGGAAGGTTACCCGGTAGTTGGTGCTACTGTTAACGTTAAGGATGTTTCCATCTTCCGTTACCTGGCACTGGACCTCGAAATGTCTCACGATGACCTCTATGCCAAGAAGAACCGTGGTTTCATCTGGGCCGTGAAGATTACTTCCCGCTTCGGTGACACCCGTGAAGAAAAGATTGGTGAAGAACGTTATCGCCGTTTGAAGATTGAACCTGAAAACGACTACCGTGCAGCAATGCGTCTCTACTTGAACCGTCAGTTCCTCGAAGCAGCTTATGCTTTCGGTAAGGTTCAGACCAAGTACCCCGCATTCCACCTTGTCGACCAGGCTGCCTTCTATAAGGCAAAGTCCTTCGAAAACCTCCGTATGCACAAGGCTGCAAAGTCCGTGTACGAAGATGCTATCAAGCGCTATCCCCAGAGTGACCAGCGTGCTAAGTACCACTTCCAGTTGATGAACATCGACTATAAGGAAGGCAAGTACACTGACGCTATGTCCAAGTACCAGGGTATTGCCCAGAAGTTTGGTGAAAGCGACGTTAAGGCTGACGCTGACTACGTTGCAGGTCAGATCAAGTTCGAACAGGGCCTCTATCAGGAAGCTGTTGACCTGCTGGCTGCAATTCTCCCGGGTAACGCAAACTACTTCTATGCTCGCTATACCATGGGTATCGCTTACAGCCGTCTCGGCAAGTTCGACGAAGCTGAAAACTGCTTCCGCGACATTACCGAACAGCCCTACTCCAACCAGTCTGAAAGCGACCTGCAGGACGCTGCTCGCGTGAAGC of the Fibrobacter sp. UWR4 genome contains:
- a CDS encoding 1,4-dihydroxy-6-naphthoate synthase → MRLSLGISTCPNDTFIYEALIKGLENSPFDWDVHFADVQTLNEMVRRGELDVAKVSAQVYPKVESEYKCLGCGGAIGYGCGPLFLSAVSEKYDPTLPVVLPGAETTAALLFRFWHSRTQSASKEIEPVAKLNVKFALFDQVYRSLLSGEDSQGVVIHEHRFTWKRDGLHLLQDLGAFWEQETGTPIPLGIAVARKSLGEETIALVESEIRKSLADARGRKDPVTPFIDEKAQISSREVMVSHINMFVNDFSENVGDRGWAALENLWRLVRCA
- a CDS encoding tetratricopeptide repeat protein; this translates as MRSSFLKTAAVFGLSVASTSLFADAIYSPHKYQQNDWFAEFGGNTSMYVNPASIAETEQLEFSAAFFSSISGEASQEYVSLTYPMDYKHTLGFSFFENGAGIDDGPDYGEYAFMLGYAYNLMQCVSLGVDLSVLYINQFDAVKQVTLGADVGLSWNPLASSKYGYLLVGVALQNIAQPAIATDPDASAFVVPGFFGGARDDAYNIPANLNLSFFYRGFNRALEVKAEISLIDVFHAEEEGGDGLSPEMSFTLTYYLSPHLGVRARFTKEGYPVVGATVNVKDVSIFRYLALDLEMSHDDLYAKKNRGFIWAVKITSRFGDTREEKIGEERYRRLKIEPENDYRAAMRLYLNRQFLEAAYAFGKVQTKYPAFHLVDQAAFYKAKSFENLRMHKAAKSVYEDAIKRYPQSDQRAKYHFQLMNIDYKEGKYTDAMSKYQGIAQKFGESDVKADADYVAGQIKFEQGLYQEAVDLLAAILPGNANYFYARYTMGIAYSRLGKFDEAENCFRDITEQPYSNQSESDLQDAARVKLGHLFFSGEKPDIPAAVEMYHQVQPSSPVYDEAVLGIAWSFLKVNKPDEAMKPAQLIINKYPDSFLVSEAYLVIGYCHFMKKNYKNAVEALEQAEKRTEQPVVSVAARDSARQAFDAMQDEFDSVQVKALDLARQLPTPRVQSKRDALKPSFDKANAAIEDYAAFSQKAIQSDRFESNRKRILDDAGFTLATAKTKMGQGAGVSQEAQQQLDELEDLE
- a CDS encoding OmpA family protein, producing the protein MTLKKLVLITAGAMLLTGTAMAKNINVPGDYSKIADALGNADAGDTIFVKRGTYNENITLIMGVVLRGEEPTSTIIDGGRRGPTVMGTSGAEMSHFTIRNGLEGILCENAAPYIHDCYVLDNHATGVGAFISLPHLRNNVVYGNRWSGILAWGAKSLDAYIEQNVVLRNGYSGLALKGPTNVVARNNIFMENHYYGVFADPAAGQTKVEYNNIYKNYYPFNQFIKVNRTNVSLDPKFKNASLSKPDFFCQSTSPMLKRGKGKLDIGLTTAGLVKEEEAVEETRNPDTDGDGLCDPWVSEEGVSDKYASVCTGLDNCPEEAEDFDGFQDDDGCPDPDNDRDGLCDPWVEAKGMLSNFAHICKGVDLCPEQAESLNDYKDDDGCPDEVPQPPKKVFVLEGVNFESGKATITPDSYISLMKVVDIMETFTEATFQIVGHTDNVGNKDKNKQLSADRAAAVKNFLVEKGINESRMVTDGMGDTKPVASNKTPEGRAQNRRIEFIRTDIN
- a CDS encoding futalosine hydrolase; protein product: MEFSKVFPQDSSKAELHNSLIPLSGPFRGCFACILGVGILDFAAGLSCLLSECKQTNVKISAAINVGICGAYPNRGLSLLDVVNVSSDRVGDLGCEERDGSHALWGSAYTSASSASVPAVLQNTYGKLPQVKGATVNCCTGTENTALERVRNLGCDVESMEGAACFAVCEKFGIPAYQVRAVSNIASTRDKSQWKIDEALDRLHEVLVDNL